The window TTTAGAGGGAGATACAAAGGAAGGGTTCTATTTCCATTATCTCCCCCCCCCCTCCTATATCCCCTCTAAAAAAAGCTTAGAAAGAAAACATTCTCTCTCTGTATAAATCTTACGGAGAAGTCGGAAAGGGGATCCGGGGGAGGGGGAAGGGAAGCCCTGAAAGCCATTGAACATGGCTTTTTTTAGATTATTATTTATGTATAACTTTACTTTTTATCTTATAAAAACATCACAAAAAAATACATTAAAGAAAAAATCATGAAGATTCCAGAGGAAAAAAATTTCATAAAAATATCTCAGGATTTTTTTGAAACCCAAGAATGGAAAAAAAGAAGAATTTTTAGTGAAATAGAAGCTATTCTTTATTTAATACTAAAAAAAGAAATAAGAATCTCAGCAAGAAGATTAGGATTGGTTTTTGGTTGGAGCAAAGCAAAAGTAGTTATATTCATCCAGAAGCTTATAGCAAAAGGATACATAAAAAGAAGAATAGAAGAAAAAGTAAACGTCCTTACCATCATCAAATTCCTAAAAAAAGAAAAACATTCTTCAAATTACAAAAAGAACAACAATAACGAAATGGAAAAAAAGTATATAGATAGTGGAGCCATCCCATAAATCAACAAAAAATCCACTACCTACAAATACCTACAAACAAAAAAATAAACGATTATCTCTCTGTACTTTCCAAGATTTCAATAATCCTTCTCAACGCAGGATCTTTTCGCATTAAACCCTCAAGTTGTGAACCATATATACTTACTCTAGTAATAAGAGCAGTATCATCAGAATCAGAAGGATTATCAGAAGTTTTTTCTTCTATTTTCTTTGTTGAAGGAAGAACATCTTCAGGTTTTTTTTCACTAACACGACTAGTTAAACTATCATCATGACAGGACGAAAAAACCATCAAAAATAAGATGAAAAAGAACATTTTTTCATTTCATAAAATTTTATTTTTAAAATATAAGTTTTTTTAAAAATTCATTAAAATATTAAAAATTATGAATACAAGTGTAATTATAAAAATACGTAACATATCTGGACATCCATCTCCAAATTACGGAACAGAAGGATCAGCAGGAATGGATTTACAAGCGCATTTAGAAAAATGCGAAATAATATTGCCAATGCATAGAAAAACCATAAAAACCGGTTTATTTGTAGAAATCCCAAAAGGATACGAAATGCAAGTGAGATCCAGAAGCGGATTAGCTTTACATCACGGAATAACAGTTTTAAACAATCCAGGAACTATTGACTCGGATTATAGAGGAGAAATAAAAATTTT is drawn from Blattabacterium sp. (Blatta orientalis) str. Tarazona and contains these coding sequences:
- a CDS encoding MarR family transcriptional regulator, with product MKIPEEKNFIKISQDFFETQEWKKRRIFSEIEAILYLILKKEIRISARRLGLVFGWSKAKVVIFIQKLIAKGYIKRRIEEKVNVLTIIKFLKKEKHSSNYKKNNNNEMEKKYIDSGAIP
- the dut gene encoding dUTP diphosphatase, translated to MNTSVIIKIRNISGHPSPNYGTEGSAGMDLQAHLEKCEIILPMHRKTIKTGLFVEIPKGYEMQVRSRSGLALHHGITVLNNPGTIDSDYRGEIKILLINLSNIPFTIKNGDRIAQIIVQKYEKVEWNELQ